Part of the Micropterus dolomieu isolate WLL.071019.BEF.003 ecotype Adirondacks linkage group LG17, ASM2129224v1, whole genome shotgun sequence genome is shown below.
TGTGGACACGGTCAGCATCAGAACGGAAGTGTATgctttgtgttgtgtgtaatgTTTTAAGAGCTTTACCTTGCTGTCAAACAGTCATTCATTTTGGATCTACATTTTCTCAACCGTAGAACTTTGGATATGTCAGTCACATATTTGGCCAGTCGATCAGTGCATCTCTACTTAAATGAACTGCTTTATGACATTATTGGCATTCATCATTAAAAGCAATATGCACTATTAGCATGAGAATAGCATGAATTGACttcaattgtatttatataacatttgtaagtaaaatatagatttttaatGCTCATTTATTGAACCTTGATGACAGCGCTGAAGACCATCTGAAAGGTTTGGACCAAAACTTTCTGTAAGCGACCCACCTGAGTGCTCACCACAGGCCTCGGTCCTGCCTCTGGCCTCCACCAAAGCATCCCACAGCTTACAATctaccatgcacacacatactgcttTTTGGAAGGAAATAACACTTTCAAGCCATTTCCTCACTCCTACAAGTGATGCAGTTACTTTTTCAAAAAGGTCCATGTAACAAGTGCCTCTACGCCTGCCATGATATAGATGACTAGTGTTTTTGTGGACAAGATTTTAGGTTGAGTCTTGTTGTCTTTACCAGGCACTCATGCATTTTTTCCTATGCTGGCACTTCAGTCATTTAAAGCATTGTTGTCTATAAGCATGTGGAACTAACCATCAGCTGTCATTCTCTGCACTTCCTGAATGTACAGTTTTCCCATAATGTGACGAATGCCTGGCAAAGAAAAGATCAATTCAAACTGTTGTGAAGTTTCCTCaagggggtggaggaggaggactgaTTACTCCAACTTAAGCTTATGCTGAAAATAGAAAGTTGGAGCAGTTTGCAATGTTTACCAGCTGTAAAATTGTCAATGTctgtattgtatttgtattgcATTGTGTGCAATTGTGTCATTGCTGTACAATCAAAATTCAAATTAAAGCAATTTTCTGATTAACAATCTGTTCTTTCACAACATTCATCCAGGGTCCAAAATGAACTTTTTGATCGATCTGCCAATGGCTACAATACCAAAAAATGTACCTGTGGGCCATAAAACTGCAAGATataatgtcattaaaaataagaTGCAGCACACACTGCTACTTTATTGTATTGGCAGTCTCTCCTCACCACCTATCTATGAAGCGGCACTTCTCTGAGCTACAATTATTGGTGGTCATACATTGCATGTGTGTAGAGCAGTGTGCAGAGTCCATGTAAAACAGATGTGGTCCATCCACTTCTGTGCTGCAGTGATGAGTTTGTAGTGAAGTATGCCTATTTCAGCAACCCTCCAATGGCAGCTgacctcatttttttttttattctttcccTCCCccctccatggcggaaaccattaaaacacgcaaaatcctcatttaaatacggccacctccattgtgtttttCTACGCAagaattcttagtaaatcacccataacaggtactaaaattgcacatgcaatattttagaatgcacacgcaatttagtactctttattcaggatgttagtaaatccggccttaagtggtcattgagaaagcaatGACATTCAATATTTTGTACACATTGGTTattggggttcttgcctgcctttTGCTGGGGTTGGTGTGGCAcagtcccactctcactaagaactacattctttaacaggcttatgcacacacatacacacacacacacacacatacagacacacacagtctcacacatagacacaaacaaatttaggttgtccctggtagaattattcctgatgcttttctttcagttacttatttaaattaattgttattattccagctctcatggctgtgctgtgttgcttatttagtgtgcgtgattgtttcttgtttccatttttctcttagttgtcttactatgtcagctgtttatggctgctgttcggctggttgtcttttattattattatttttatttttattttatttttgtttgtttgtttgtttttgtttttctcctccccaagcccccctctctgttctattgcaggtttcgttgctttctgcaattggtgtttccctctgctattccctgttgtccccaccttccatcccccttctcttgcaggtgttgtcctttctctgtgctgtctgtttgtgcccccctatccccgtgtctgcccccctgtccggcccggtgatcCCACCCGCATTCTGTGAAGACTTGTCCTATTCAATACCTGACTGGGTAAAACTCGCTACCATTGTTGGTTTGATTAATACCGTCAAATTCAGGGCCAGCGCTGAAACAGATGCAAAAGTACTGATGATCAGGCCCGCTGTCAGGGAGGGTCAAAGGGTACAGATGACCCCGGCCCAAGGCCCAGGGGGACCCATGCAAAGGTCTATGGTTGACCCTTAAATGGGATCAAGTACTACACTTTACTTACTTATATCTCTACCAAAACAATTCATGCAAGTACTTGttgtagtattagatgcattcaactgCAGGTCACTGTATCGTAGACGCCAGGTTTTAGAGCCCGATGGTGGTTGAGAAATGGCTCTCGTAGCTTTAGATAGATTGAAAGAGTGCTGGTAcagggataaactagatgtgaatatgctacattgaaagTAGTTATTACGGCAGATTATGTGAAAGGTAAAATACACGtgctctctgtttacagatggctgaaaagGTTGTACCTacaagcagcaaatatttattgatgtgcagtGTTTACATATTcagttgttgagactgtattcTATTTTCTTAATATAATTCATTTAGGACAAGgtattatagcccacatacaggACAGCTTTCAATATAGGCCTGTTTTAAATGTAGTGCAGTTTCTTTGCTCTTTGGCCCACCTGTATTTTTCTATTCCTTTCTTTCCCAATGTTTAACTTTGTCTGTATGTTTTTCCTGCCTCTCATTTCCCCTAATGTTTCTACTTTTTGTCTCCTCTTTGTCTTTAACCTACCCTCTTAAGAGATGGAGAGCAGACCTCCACTCCCTCCAGTCAATCAGAAGCAGTGGCTAATAATTAAAGGGATGTAAGGACATCTAGCAGTAGTGAAAACCTCCTCGCCAcaataaataaagaacaaaGCACACGTTCTTCATTCCCAAAATAGgttcttttatttttagttgGGACATTATTTGGACAGTACACACTGAGACTGATgcacaaatgtataaaaaaataagtcaacataaatatgtttttatttacaagtTATGTACATCATAAGTTAAAAAAGTGTGGAAAGTACAATCTATGTACACTGGGAAGGATCAGACCCTGAGACTGACTGAAACATAACTATCCCAAAAAGAGAGAACATGACACCGCTGAGGCTTCCCTCTCTCACCACACACTGAAACAAGAACAGTGTGTAACATATTCTGCATACTACTGTACAGTGGGTAGTATAATTCATACTAATTCTACACATTAGTTTGAGATTCTGCTCCCCTCAAATCTTTAAATGTTTGCCCCAGTGTTGCAGGATTAATCCTCTAAGCATATCTGAGGGCCTTAGGTCACACCTGTTAGAGAGGTATGAAGGCAGACGACTTCTTGAAACACAATCATGCTGAATTGTAAGACAAAAAGTGGATTAGTCTTTCTTATCTTTGCTCTTCCAGTGTGTACTaatctgacaaaaagaaaaaataaaagacagagaGGCTCTGTGCCACTCAGTTGAAGGAGGTGACATGAGACTGCTGTTTGAGGCACTCCTCAGAGTTGCCATCCTCCTCCCAGTCCTCCTCATCCTGGTCTTCACTGTCAGACTCATCATAAAAGCTGATGGTTGCCTGAATAGGGAAGTTCCTCAGCAGTGCCTCTCCATCGCTGTACAGATAGTCAAATGACTTGGATTTGGGCCAGAAAAGCctgtttgagagagaaaggttGTTAATAATAAGGGGGTCCAAACCACAGACATGTTAAGTATTAAACACATGTGGTTCCCAGTACTGATGGTAATCAAGCAGTACTAACTGGGAAGGTATTCTTGCTTGTGTTTTGAATCTAAGGGTTAaactgaattttatttattattaaagaatAATAGCCTCTTGAGATGCATCATCTCATTTTGAAGAGGGTCACCAGGGTGaacagttaaataacaaaaatagaTGTTGTCACATAGCTCAATTAAACTACAGTACTGACAGAAGGCAGCATCCATATGTAAGAATGGAAACATGTAGAAACAGTGAGGATACAGACCTGACAGGGTGCTGGAAGGCCTGAGGTTTCCCGTCTGACGAGAGGCAGCCTGGCACTGTGGGTCTTGAGTAAGGCTGAGGGCGTCAGAGACAAAGGGAGTAAGTGCATATTGTCACTGTGAGTGTCAGCATCAATACTTCAACACTGGTGGTTTGTACtcaagtagtagtagtagtaaatcAGCAAGTCTAAACATTGTGAATTCAGGAAAAAGCAGAATcagctgtatctgcagctccctggctttacagagctttaaagtgagtttcagctcattgttcaGCTGTTCTGGTTCGCTCCCACTGCTTACAGTATAATACTCGggtgcagcaggcagctgtttttagaGAACAAGCTGTGAAAAGCCACCATACACTACCTGCtgagcagcaaacagcagacagacaccaCTCCACTATAGTGTGGAGATTACATTTACCATGCCTTCTCAAAAATGCCTTTAAAATGGGACTGGCCAGGGAAGTATTAACGCGTCACCTGCGTGTGTGAAGGGAGTGGCAATGTAATGAGGTGTGGCTCCCCAGAGTGACTGTGGGAATTTCCCCTCAGCTGTGGTGCCTCTGTGCCTCTCACATTTACCGTGTCACTTTACATTAGACGTGTCACTGCAGACTGGTGTCACTCTGGTGTTTTACTCATCCAGACCTTAAATTTGGAGCAAATAAAATTTGGGGTGGTAAAATGTCAGTTGGGGTCATAGCGAAGTGTAGAAAGAGGTTTTGGTAGTTCTCTTACTCTTATTCTTAGTTTTGGAAATGACTGTTTGTACTTTAAACTGCCCGTGTGGgataaaatgtgtttcatttgcaCATGCCAGTATTTTGAGAACCAAGactattaaaaaaacagtaagtGAGAGTGAGTCAGTGTTGTATCTTACACAAGACAGCTTGTTCCTTGGGCATGGCTCCAGTCCCTCCCTGCTGCTGGATAACCACGGTCTCCACATGGACGTCTGGCTGCAAGGATGGGAACACAAGAGAGGACTGattacaatacaacaaaacatgTGCCCACTTTTACATGCTTCATTAAATACTAAAAGTACTAAAATACGTCTACCTGGAGTTGTAATTTACGGTGGAGCTGATCCTAGGCTACTGTAACAacatccctccatctctgatACTGACTTTGCATCCTGTTGTCTGCaacttttttaaatgacaagaCTCCACCTGACTAACTCTATAAGAAAGCACAGACTGAACAGGACTTTGTTTAAGGACTGGATTCCTCTATGACATAGTcatattcatagttttcagtcacgtgacatgcgcgatgacctggagggcaaaacagacacagacacacaccacgACTCCCCATAGAGACgctgcaaaagcagtcaaattttatttggatcacctttcaacttaagaaaaagacagatatgaacacaaagtgCAAATGTCGGCCACATCCGATCCATATAAGGTTACAGTTATAAACCGCCAGGGCCCTGCCGCGCTccactgcggtaatgtttaattttaccttgtggggaatccctcacctaacacagctcaggcttgtctcctccttggtaaatccgaaagcacaacaaccatccagcattttggcaacgcaaaaagtaacaaactcaaagtaaccgtgtatcacttgcatattggttggcaggcagcgggAAATAACGCTTGTTTGCCTTCCGAGGAAGCGTTTTCCTTAGAAtatgacgtcacgtgaaaactccGAATAGTCCTATATCATTCTATCCATGATGGGACTTAAGATGGTCAAGGTGAGCGACCCTTCATTTGGCTGAGGAACGCCTCTGGTAATCTAAAGTTGTCCTGTAGTTGGAAGTTGAGATAGGTATTTTAAGACAGTTGAGCAGAGTATctaacaagcaaacaaaaaagccTTTCTAAACGTGACTGTGACTTCTGATAAACACACAACACGGTTCACGGCACTGTGGATGGCTACTGTCGCCTAGCAACCCCTGTGACTGCACGAGAAACACGATGGAACGATGGAGTGTATTAAAACTACCATGTTATATTTCAGCCAGTACTTTGCTGCAACGTTAGCTAACAACTAACGTTACTTCATCAGCACTTAGCCCTCAGGTCAGTAAAGTTACGTACCTGCCGTCTGCTACCGACCACGGTAACGTTACTGCGCCGAAGGACGACTGCCGAAGGACTAAGCATACGGAAGTCATCCCTCCTGCTTCTCTACCGAAACGCCTTTTCTTGGTTCTGCTTCCTTTATGCAGGGCCggactgcagctggagaaaCGCTGTCTGtggcggagagagagagagagaggctgtgtTTATATAGCACTGCTGCTCGGGGGTGGGGGGTCCCGCTTAAAACAATACAGAATATTATCATCGTTTAGAATTTTAAAGCAGGTTAAAGTCAAATATATACTGGATGTGTGACCTAAATGGCAAGCACTAACACAATGCTAGCCAcagaaatgtataaaactaGAGAAATGATGAAACGAGGTGTGCAAAGTGAGGGCTAGATAGGACCAGTACCAAAACCCTGACTTTCACAAACATTTTTCCTCAAACCTGTGAAAAAACAGTATACCAATAGGCCTGCAGACAAGGGACAAGGGAACAAGGGGTAAAGTTAGGGAATGAGGGAGTAACAATGTGggaacataaaaataatttactgtAGGGTATGCCTACTTTTTCTGTTACTTCATGGAGTATACAACACAGTACAAACAATGACACTGGGAAGGATGATGCTGCAGGCCTACGCTGCAGGCCGTAAACATATGGAAGATATTGCATTGTGGCCTCCTTTATACTGACACAGTGAATCTCACCCTGCAATTCCTATAATGTTGTAGCTGATAAGTTAAGTGTGGGCACTATAATGAACCTGTAATTGTCCTATGATATATGAAACTCACTAATGTACGATGGAACTTCTAATTTTCTCTTGTTAATTAGTTTACTGTTGCTCCCTGCTGCCTTTCGCACAGATGGTGTCAAACTTTTCTCCATGCTGTTTTTACAGACAACCTGGCGGTTTGAGATTTCTCACCACCCCGCAGTGTGGCAATATTTAGATAAGGGAGAAGGCTTCACAATGTGCTCATCAGTGAGAGCAACAGGCTGCAGGGGTGAGGGGCCATTACTGGGCCAGTGTTTTAAAGAATGCGCATGATTAGGCTAGGTCTTCATtgatttttataaaaaacaacacaccatTCAGATTGTTCCATCTCTTATcgaaaattatgaaaaatgatttttttttaaaatgtgctactGAAAAATAGGCTGCTTTATGAATTTCAATTATTCGCCTCTGTAATATTGTAGTGCATGGATTAAGattcaataatattttatttataaagcgccAAATCATAACAATGGTTATCTCAAATAGACTGTactctttttaatattattgaACTTAAGAAGACACTCTCGAGTGATGCACTGACGGAGTGTGCAGCGCATTACAGAAGGTGTGAGGATCCTCACTGATGGCCTGCTCTAATGGGCCCTAATGGCCCTTTCATTTGGGATAAACAAGGCTTTCAGGGGCCAATAGCAACCATGTGACACCCCGCTGAGAGCCGCAGTACTAAAAAGTGGGCAAAAGGCACAAATGGGCCTGATGATGGGCCAATAAAGTATAATAGAGATACCAGAGTACACAAATACATGCTGCTTCAGTCAACTCATCTGCTAACGAAGAGGGCTTTATCTGCTCTAACACCTCTGTGTGACACACAagggtttgtttttaaaggccATACTGCGCTGATGCTATAATGAATTTAATTACAGACTTTAACATACTGGGgatattataaaaaaacaaggaaGATTAGAGAATATCAAAGGCTGAGCTACAAGACATGTCCTAATGTGATACTAATTTATGATTAGCTGTAGAAAGTATTATTACAACCaagttaatatttgttttattaaataaaacattaatgacTCAAATGGTTCACTTAATTAGGTTAGGCTAAGTTTGACACGTGCATGTTTCCAAGAATCAGCAGTATACATGTGAAATGTACGCAATCTGTAACGAGGATGACACGTCTGAGAGAACAGTGAGCTACTGTGGTACGGTTAAGAAGTTCATTtagcagaaataaacacatcaaATGTTAACTGATACAAATTGAATTAAGATGTTATGCTAAATGTGTATGTTAAAGACATTAGTGAGGAAAACAATTTTGTTTTCAGGCAGCTAAATGTCATCAAAGCTTCCTCATGAATCCAACATATTTCTGTTTAGTTTGTCTCTTAAGAAGAATGTTTATTTTGCGACCTATTTAATTTCGTtttatcagtctgtgtgttggGATCTTGATTGTattgctaaaaataaaataagggaTGAAGAGAGAACTCCGGTCTCCAGGTCTGGAATCAGTCTAAAAACCTGTCTTTTTCCCTTCTCCCcctctgtcctgtcctgtcagAGGTCATGACACTCTTTGACCGAGCATCAAGTTGCACACCAGCAGCAGATCTTAGCGAAAAGTTTGTCCATGAGTCATTCAAATGCTCAGCTCTCCATCAGAGCCCTGGAAAAACAAGGAATGGCACACTTGTTTACCCACCtcatctatgtgtgtgtgtgtgtacccccccactgttttcacatttgctGATGGCACAGACAGGACCTCCTCCCCTTCGCTCTCCCCCGGAGTGAGGAATGCTGCTAATCAGTGACCAACTGTTATCTTCTTGTGTACATACTTTGAATGTAGCTGAGGCAATATGAGTCATTCTCTTCAATCCTCAGTCAAAATCCTTGGAAAATACCACAAACTCATGCTAACATTAAGCAGTATGTGGCACATACCAGGGTCAAGTTCTGTGGTGGAACTAAAGCCTGCGGACtgcttctgtttatactacttttttttctttattgaaaaTATCCAGatttacaaacaaacatggCTGCAAAAATAAAGTCTGTTCCTTCAGAGTAGGATACAAAGAAAATATAGCCAGAGGGAGCAGCTCTTAATACAAACATAGGAAATATATATGTAGTCTtagtaacaaaaataaagatgatttataaaaggaaagaaacattcagagaaacatttaaataaataaactgtaggAAATTATAACTAGCTATTTACCTCAGTTGGGAAGTGTTTTAGGGTATCATATTTTTTGTGCTTTAGGACCTTTCAGAGTTTGTCTGTATCACATTACATGAGAAAAACACATGGTCTGTAGTTTCGACATAATTTTCGCAAAATGTATATGTGTTATCATCTATACCAATGCCAAGTCTTTAGAGCAATGAATGTTGTGCATTACTTTGAAGTGTGTTTCTTTCACTTAGGAtgggtgggggggagggggggggggtgtaggAAGTGTGCGGTACATTGTTCTTCGTTTAGTAATTGAATCATTATCAAACTTTTGTAGGATGTTAGGGAAAAGGTATTCAGTAAAACAATTTCTAATATAGTGATTAGTGCTTTTTCTACCCAGAACAAAGATCCCTTGAATTGATAGTGGGGCCAATTGTGAATTGGATATATGCCAAAATATTTCTTGTTAGAAAGACAAATTCTTGGGGTAGTGCTCTATGTAATTTAGTAAAGTCTGTTTTTAAGGGTTTGAAATTATGTTTGATGCAAAATTTTTCATAATTTCAAAAATGTCCATTGGTATCCATTAAGTCGGCTATGGACCAGATATTTCTCCCAAACCAATCTTCAAAGAACAGAGATGTATTACAGTGCAAAACATATCTGTTGTACAGAGGTGTGGGGTGAGAAGTTATGTGCATATAACATATTTGTCTGTGAAACTCTGACAATGATATAGGTAATTTGTCAACAATAAAGTCTGCTCTAAGAAGAAATTCCTGTGCTGAATACAGTACGAAAAGGAGCTGTTGTGTGTTGATCCAGTACTTtaaccaatttatttttaaggttCAATTTAGGCAGTCAAAATCAATAACTTTTAGGCCTCCATCCTTTGTGTCTTTAATCATACTGCTTTTCTTCATATAATGTGGTCTGTTTCTCCAAATGAAATTTAGGTTGATTTGGTTGATAGATTTAATCAGTTTGTCTGGAAGGGCATTGGAATAGGCTGGGTAAAAGTGAAGTGTCGTGTACACCCAGCAATTCACACTTTTCACAGAATTTTTTAGTTTTGGTGTGTTTGGTATCTAACTTTTAAGAATATTGTTGTGTCATCTGCAAGTACATTAAGTTTTTCAATATCATTACAGTTTTTAAGATAGATTGCTAGCATTTCTGTGACAGGTATGGTGAGATGGGGCATCCTTGAGGctatccatcatcaaccgcttatccgcggggggctggagccaatcccagctggcatcgggcgaaaggcggggtacaccctggacaggtcgccagttgcccccccccccctccttccaCTTAGCTCTGGATATAATGAAGGCCCCTCAGGCCTTATgacttgttcttcttctgtctATCGTCTTCAGTTGGGTTTGGTTTATTACAGTACATATTTAACTGATTAATAATATCTACTTCTTGTTTTTCACTAtcttataaaattattttactgaATGAGATGGCAAATTGgcgtattttatattttaagaatTTCAACTTTTTTGTAGCAGTTTTTAGCTTCTCAGAATTGGCAATttctttaattaataattagattttttggCAGTAGTTATTATTTTTGAGCAGACTGGAGGTGTATGGAACATCCAAAGTGAcagaactgaatgaaagaataagtaaataaatggggaaataaatgcaagaaagaatgaatgaatgaaagaataaataaataaatggggaaataaatgcaagaaagaatgaatgaataaaagaataaataaataaatgtggaaatatatcaaagaaagaatgaatgaataaaagaataaataaataaatgcagaaatatatcaaagaaagaatgaatgaataaaagaataaatacatacatttgcttttgcctttccccaaggagacctattgtcattgcttttccctTAGAGACCTATGTGTattgctttttccttcctcttccttaaTCAATGTGTTGTGGCCCGCCCACTAAGTCAGGTCAAGCAGCCAATGACTGATACCAATCTTCAGTGTGGATATGCTGTCCCTGGAAGAGGGTTATGATTGGTAGAAAGTTTAGAAGGAGTTATGCTGGGTTCCGACTTCCCACATCAAAGcattccaggtgcatggtggtgcatgacacagaaagtgaacgaaaaccatggctaACTGTGAGAACgtgtacacacagttgcaccctcagcagtgttttaggtgttaattaaaaggatggcagtttaactgcaacaacttaATATAACATAAATGGAGCAAGAGCAAGAAGAAGTTGTACGTTTCTAACTACTAACGTTAGGTAGTAGTAGAAGCTCTCCTTTATTAGTAGTGGCTACGAGACAGGTCCTGCAACATCGACTCCCTTGAAGAGAAAACCTTTGCAAAGTCCCAGCTCCAGCATTGTCTAGCATTGGTGCTTCTAGTGGAACAGACCGGTAAGTCATgcataacaatatattaattttgTCCTAATAGCTTTGATTAGAAACATGAACTTTATGAttagtgtgttattttatttttggtctaTATCTACTTGAATGAGCATATGTGGGATTTACACAACTTGCTCTGGTTATTCTTTACAGAGATGAGCATCTTGATGTCATtccagaagccacagaaattcAGGTCCTTG
Proteins encoded:
- the LOC123985579 gene encoding protein ripply1-like isoform X2, whose protein sequence is MTSVCLVLRQSSFGAVTLPWSVADGSQTSMWRPWLSSSREGLEPCPRNKLSCPYSRPTVPGCLSSDGKPQAFQHPVRLFWPKSKSFDYLYSDGEALLRNFPIQATISFYDESDSEDQDEEDWEEDGNSEECLKQQSHVTSFN
- the LOC123985579 gene encoding protein ripply1-like isoform X1, producing MQVIHGYFEFVTFCVAKMLDGCCAFGFTKEETSLSCVSQTSMWRPWLSSSREGLEPCPRNKLSCPYSRPTVPGCLSSDGKPQAFQHPVRLFWPKSKSFDYLYSDGEALLRNFPIQATISFYDESDSEDQDEEDWEEDGNSEECLKQQSHVTSFN